In Desulfatirhabdium butyrativorans DSM 18734, one genomic interval encodes:
- a CDS encoding hydrogenase iron-sulfur subunit produces the protein MDNLKIILFICNWGPHAAFQTLLDSGADIPAEVRMIRIPCTGSMSKSLLFRAFEMGADGVALVGCEPGSCRYGSGTEVAERNVEDTRGILDLLGLGGDRLRQAMFLPEESGALLAFLQDFHQVIQTIGKSPVIPAQPQAASPIQQDAAAQVMREHDIFACQDCGKCASACPVALAGKAFSPRAMAGAILAGNFESPAVIRDVWSCLTCGLCHDRCPSDVDFPEFIRDMRILQKMAGKEGCEAHEGFFQSYMRAMTSPGLQIRHWDWLPADIRTDPASKTLFFGGCAPYFDTYFKAHLGIQTRDILVDGLRLLNFFDIHPALLAGERCCGHDLLWSGDRENFLKLARLNVAAIEAAGIEEVVTACPECYRTLAHDYPAQGVGYSFRVTHLFDLAEQEISKGAIGFEKLDRALTFQDPCCLSRLEGRPELPRKLLSRLNPHAFTEMQDRGASALCCGNCAWTGCDSFTKALQVKRLRQAKATGSDLLVTACPKCQIHLRCAMEDPFVGNEIEMELMDLTSILARTIRWE, from the coding sequence ATGGACAATCTGAAAATCATCCTGTTTATCTGCAACTGGGGTCCCCATGCCGCCTTCCAGACGCTTCTCGACAGCGGGGCCGACATCCCTGCCGAAGTGCGAATGATCCGCATCCCCTGCACCGGCAGCATGAGCAAGTCGCTTCTTTTCCGGGCGTTCGAGATGGGCGCCGACGGGGTCGCTCTGGTCGGATGCGAGCCTGGCTCCTGCCGCTACGGAAGCGGGACGGAAGTGGCCGAGCGAAACGTCGAAGATACCCGGGGCATTCTGGACCTGCTGGGCCTGGGCGGCGACCGGCTGAGACAGGCCATGTTTCTTCCCGAAGAATCGGGCGCCCTCCTCGCATTTCTGCAGGACTTTCATCAGGTCATTCAAACCATCGGCAAAAGCCCGGTGATACCGGCCCAGCCGCAGGCGGCATCGCCTATTCAACAGGATGCCGCTGCACAGGTCATGCGTGAACATGATATTTTTGCCTGCCAGGATTGCGGAAAATGCGCTTCCGCATGCCCCGTCGCGCTTGCCGGAAAAGCCTTTTCCCCGAGAGCCATGGCCGGGGCCATTCTGGCGGGGAATTTCGAATCTCCCGCTGTCATTAGAGATGTGTGGTCCTGCCTGACGTGCGGCCTCTGTCATGACCGATGCCCGTCAGACGTGGATTTTCCGGAATTTATCCGGGACATGCGCATCTTGCAGAAAATGGCCGGCAAGGAAGGATGCGAAGCGCATGAAGGATTTTTCCAGTCGTACATGCGCGCCATGACATCGCCGGGGCTGCAGATTCGCCACTGGGACTGGCTCCCGGCGGATATCCGCACCGATCCCGCTTCCAAAACGCTCTTTTTCGGGGGGTGCGCCCCCTATTTCGATACCTATTTCAAGGCGCATCTGGGCATTCAGACGCGGGATATTCTGGTCGATGGCCTGCGACTTCTGAATTTTTTCGATATTCACCCGGCGCTTCTGGCAGGGGAAAGATGCTGTGGTCACGATCTGCTCTGGTCCGGAGATCGGGAGAACTTTCTGAAGCTTGCACGGTTGAATGTTGCGGCCATCGAAGCAGCCGGAATCGAGGAAGTGGTCACAGCCTGTCCCGAATGCTACCGGACCCTGGCCCACGACTACCCTGCCCAGGGCGTCGGCTACAGTTTCCGGGTGACGCACCTCTTTGATCTGGCGGAACAGGAAATCAGCAAGGGCGCCATCGGCTTTGAAAAACTGGATCGGGCGCTGACCTTTCAGGATCCCTGCTGCCTGAGCCGGCTCGAAGGGCGGCCGGAGCTGCCCCGAAAACTACTCAGCCGGCTGAATCCGCATGCGTTTACGGAAATGCAGGACCGGGGCGCTTCGGCGCTTTGCTGCGGCAATTGCGCGTGGACCGGGTGTGACAGCTTCACCAAGGCGCTTCAGGTCAAACGCCTGCGCCAGGCCAAGGCGACCGGAAGCGATCTTCTGGTCACCGCCTGTCCCAAATGCCAGATTCATCTGCGCTGTGCCATGGAAGACCCGTTTGTCGGCAATGAGATTGAAATGGAACTGATGGATTTGACCAGTATCCTGGCCAGAACCATCCGGTGGGAATGA
- a CDS encoding 2-oxoacid:acceptor oxidoreductase family protein, which yields MTSQTSTPKTSAKMEILITGFGGQGVVLAGQIVGKAASLIDHKESTLTQSYGPEARGGSCSAQVIISDAFIHFPYVRRPDILVCLSQGGFDKYAAMIKESSIVIVDQDLVHTGEISCGGCFAIPATRLAEELGRKMMANIVMVGFLTAITRAISLDAARKTVAESVPRGTEALNLAAFDKGHDFGLATLKGRRKKAEGKKGAGG from the coding sequence ATGACATCACAGACATCAACGCCAAAGACCAGCGCCAAAATGGAAATCCTCATCACCGGCTTCGGCGGTCAGGGTGTCGTGCTGGCCGGTCAGATCGTGGGAAAAGCCGCAAGTCTCATCGATCACAAGGAAAGCACGCTGACCCAGTCCTACGGGCCCGAGGCCCGCGGCGGCTCCTGCAGCGCCCAGGTGATCATCTCCGATGCCTTCATTCATTTTCCCTATGTGCGCAGACCCGACATTCTGGTGTGTCTCTCCCAGGGCGGTTTCGACAAATACGCCGCAATGATCAAGGAATCCAGCATCGTCATCGTCGATCAGGATCTCGTCCATACCGGAGAGATTTCCTGCGGCGGGTGCTTTGCCATCCCGGCGACGCGCCTGGCCGAAGAGCTGGGCAGAAAGATGATGGCCAATATCGTCATGGTGGGCTTTTTGACGGCAATCACCCGGGCCATCTCCCTGGATGCGGCACGGAAAACGGTTGCGGAATCTGTTCCCAGGGGCACGGAAGCCCTGAACCTTGCTGCATTCGACAAAGGCCATGATTTTGGACTGGCCACGCTCAAGGGACGGCGGAAAAAAGCGGAAGGGAAGAAAGGAGCCGGGGGATGA
- a CDS encoding FAD-dependent oxidoreductase translates to MRNPKDRLYRVLVIGATPAGIAATNKLGEIGVPVTLVDPDPDLNRKLSREDWRLSSGVPLNYAHRPGLLRILRNPRIRCILPGSIRSLKHTPQGFCAHIESPATYIDPERCTLCGRCLELCPVTMPEGSKPIQFGGRQSLPGRPVIDKRRQPLCQANCPLGVNAQGYVALAKAGKFAEALDLIRRDNVLPGICGRVCTHPCEIACRRAELDQAVSIRDIKRFVADYGMSHPRAIAKAAAPTRPQRIAVVGSGPAGLAAAADLARLGYPVTVFEQENRIGGLLRYGLGSHRLPREILDREIDFIEELGVTFRAGTHVDLSGGLDELRKSFAAVIVAIGAWKDRKLGVPGESLAGVEGCLAFLTRFHRGEIREIRGNVAVIGDGNAAFDLARTLVRLGARVSLLSWFPQALIPADPQEVAAAIEEGIAIHDSVKVVGFTGSDGRLSALRCAATRPGPPDASGIPWPVLVPEAAPFELAFERAFVAIGQSLDPNRFGSYAAGPANGTILPDGDCRIGIAGVYAAGDAACGPSSVVHAMASGRKAARAVHRDLSGETSVGDFPIRPQDRDFAAITRDIPSLARAHMPERQPAARAGNFSEVALGLSESQVYFEAARCLQCGVCSECLACVKVCEAPGAIRHGDCSETLIEQAGAVIIADPDAAPAVKGDDILRPYSTKTAKNDVHAMTLRGFAAAADAMLLLGGGSQRLKGHGLAFSPPDPRLSAEIRLGVFVCRCNDSLGWSDTLSGYVAGLVNQEHIEHAEVLAAACTPEGSAALIRTIREKGLTRVVLASCVCCPLDFICSACTDQRSRLKHALFSGTGISRAMVETCNLRGEVLRLLKTDCALAEDRFKGLIERSIHRTFGLKALPAPARPYNFTTAVIGDSEAALKSAMTLAQAGMEVFLFGSPDKPLPETVAHPNIHNFGESVVQCLRGTVGNFEVTLETHGIKQVMHAGAVILGEQSRKRIPYMPMADLPAHIVESAMQQRGVTGIPFFNPGATSIPGLFLANPSGIAVSDRIKGTAAAMLAAAAMPRSPRQNKGYTVSVDEALCRGCGRCIAVCPYQAVRFRPNAAGGWCAVVDEALCKGCGNCIAVCPSSAADSPYRDRKYLKQMIAELLV, encoded by the coding sequence ATGAGAAACCCCAAAGATCGTCTCTACCGGGTTCTGGTTATCGGCGCAACGCCTGCCGGAATTGCCGCGACCAACAAACTGGGTGAAATCGGCGTTCCGGTGACACTGGTGGATCCGGATCCGGATCTGAACCGGAAACTCTCGCGTGAAGACTGGCGCCTGAGCTCCGGTGTGCCGCTGAACTACGCGCACCGTCCCGGACTGCTGCGCATTCTGCGAAATCCGCGCATCCGCTGCATCCTTCCCGGAAGCATCCGCTCGCTGAAACACACGCCTCAGGGTTTCTGCGCCCACATCGAAAGTCCCGCGACATACATCGATCCGGAACGCTGCACGCTTTGCGGCCGCTGCCTGGAATTGTGTCCGGTGACGATGCCCGAAGGTTCCAAACCCATCCAGTTCGGCGGCAGGCAGAGCCTTCCGGGACGGCCCGTCATCGACAAGCGCCGTCAGCCCCTGTGCCAGGCAAACTGCCCGCTGGGGGTCAATGCCCAGGGATATGTGGCCCTCGCCAAAGCCGGAAAATTCGCAGAGGCGCTGGATCTGATCCGCAGGGACAACGTTCTGCCCGGGATCTGCGGCAGGGTGTGCACCCATCCCTGCGAAATCGCCTGCAGGCGGGCAGAGCTGGATCAGGCCGTATCCATTCGGGATATCAAGCGCTTTGTTGCGGATTACGGGATGTCGCATCCGCGCGCTATTGCCAAAGCGGCGGCTCCGACAAGGCCGCAGCGAATCGCCGTCGTCGGCTCCGGTCCGGCGGGTCTTGCGGCTGCGGCCGATCTGGCGCGCCTCGGGTACCCGGTTACGGTTTTCGAACAAGAAAACCGAATCGGAGGGCTGCTGCGATACGGACTGGGCTCCCACCGGCTGCCCAGGGAGATTCTGGATCGGGAAATTGATTTTATCGAAGAACTGGGTGTCACGTTCCGGGCCGGGACGCATGTGGATTTGTCCGGCGGGTTGGATGAGCTCCGAAAATCCTTTGCGGCCGTGATCGTGGCCATCGGCGCCTGGAAGGACCGGAAACTGGGCGTTCCCGGAGAAAGCTTGGCGGGTGTCGAGGGGTGCTTGGCCTTTCTGACCAGGTTCCATCGCGGGGAAATCCGGGAGATCCGGGGAAACGTCGCCGTGATCGGAGACGGAAATGCGGCCTTTGATCTGGCGCGGACACTGGTTCGACTGGGTGCCCGGGTGAGCCTGCTCTCCTGGTTTCCGCAAGCGCTCATACCGGCCGATCCGCAAGAGGTTGCTGCCGCAATTGAAGAAGGCATCGCCATCCACGACAGTGTCAAAGTCGTTGGTTTCACCGGATCGGATGGCAGACTGTCAGCGCTTCGCTGCGCGGCAACCCGCCCCGGCCCGCCGGATGCCTCGGGCATCCCCTGGCCGGTTTTGGTTCCGGAAGCGGCGCCCTTTGAACTGGCTTTTGAGAGGGCTTTTGTCGCAATCGGCCAGAGCCTGGACCCAAACCGCTTCGGTTCTTATGCCGCCGGTCCTGCCAATGGAACCATACTGCCGGATGGCGATTGCAGGATCGGGATTGCCGGTGTGTATGCCGCAGGAGATGCGGCTTGCGGACCTTCCTCGGTCGTCCATGCCATGGCTTCCGGCAGGAAAGCGGCCCGTGCGGTGCACCGGGACCTGAGCGGCGAAACATCGGTGGGCGATTTTCCCATAAGACCGCAGGATCGGGATTTTGCAGCCATTACGCGCGACATTCCTTCCCTTGCCCGGGCTCACATGCCCGAGCGGCAGCCAGCGGCCCGCGCCGGAAATTTTTCGGAAGTGGCCCTGGGGCTGAGCGAGTCTCAGGTCTATTTCGAGGCGGCCCGGTGTCTGCAATGCGGCGTTTGTTCCGAATGCCTGGCGTGTGTAAAGGTCTGTGAGGCGCCCGGCGCCATTCGGCACGGCGATTGCTCCGAAACGCTGATCGAGCAGGCTGGTGCCGTGATCATTGCCGATCCCGATGCCGCCCCTGCCGTCAAGGGAGACGATATCCTGCGGCCCTACAGCACCAAAACCGCAAAAAACGATGTCCACGCCATGACGCTTCGCGGTTTTGCCGCAGCAGCAGATGCCATGCTCCTGCTCGGCGGCGGCTCTCAGCGGCTGAAAGGTCACGGACTGGCCTTTTCACCGCCGGATCCGCGGCTTTCCGCCGAGATCCGGCTGGGTGTTTTCGTTTGCCGCTGCAACGATTCCCTCGGATGGTCCGATACACTGAGCGGGTATGTCGCCGGGCTCGTCAACCAAGAGCACATCGAACACGCCGAAGTGCTGGCTGCGGCATGCACGCCGGAAGGATCGGCGGCGCTGATTCGCACCATCCGCGAGAAGGGGCTCACCCGCGTGGTTCTGGCTTCCTGTGTCTGCTGCCCACTGGATTTCATCTGCAGCGCCTGTACGGATCAGCGAAGCCGGCTCAAGCACGCGCTCTTTTCCGGGACCGGAATCAGCCGCGCCATGGTGGAAACCTGCAATCTGCGAGGGGAAGTGCTGCGTCTTCTGAAAACGGATTGCGCCCTTGCCGAAGATCGCTTCAAGGGGCTGATTGAACGCTCCATTCACAGAACCTTCGGGTTGAAGGCCCTGCCCGCACCGGCCCGCCCCTATAATTTCACGACGGCAGTGATCGGGGATTCCGAAGCCGCCCTGAAAAGCGCCATGACGCTGGCTCAGGCAGGCATGGAGGTTTTTCTGTTCGGAAGTCCCGACAAGCCACTTCCGGAAACCGTGGCCCACCCCAACATCCACAATTTCGGTGAATCCGTTGTCCAGTGCCTGCGGGGGACGGTCGGCAATTTCGAGGTCACCCTGGAAACCCATGGGATCAAACAAGTCATGCATGCCGGAGCCGTGATCCTGGGAGAACAATCCCGAAAACGCATCCCCTACATGCCGATGGCGGATCTGCCCGCCCATATCGTGGAATCTGCCATGCAGCAGCGGGGCGTCACCGGAATTCCCTTTTTCAATCCGGGCGCAACCTCCATTCCGGGGCTTTTTCTGGCCAATCCTTCCGGAATCGCGGTCTCGGACCGGATCAAGGGAACTGCTGCCGCCATGCTGGCCGCAGCGGCCATGCCCAGAAGCCCCAGGCAAAACAAGGGATACACGGTGTCGGTGGATGAAGCCCTCTGCAGGGGATGCGGCCGGTGCATCGCCGTCTGTCCCTACCAGGCGGTCCGTTTCCGGCCCAATGCCGCAGGGGGCTGGTGTGCGGTCGTGGACGAGGCCCTTTGCAAGGGGTGCGGCAATTGTATCGCCGTCTGCCCTTCCAGTGCCGCAGACAGCCCGTATCGGGACCGGAAGTATCTGAAGCAGATGATCGCGGAGTTGCTGGTATGA
- a CDS encoding 2-oxoacid:acceptor oxidoreductase subunit alpha has protein sequence MKPAVLTGEHFMTGDVACAEGALAAGCLFFGGYPITPATEIAEHMAARLPDVCGTFVQMEDEIAAMASILGASCAGLKSMTATSGPGFSLMMENLGLGICTETPCVVVNVQRAGPSTGLPTLGAQGDMMQARWGSHGHYEIIALAPASPQELFYLTITAFNLSETYRTPVLIMTDEVTGHLSERVVIPEARAIKLRQRPRPKGRKDRFKAFQPGPNGVAPMAIAGEGYGIHVTGLTHDERGYPGMNAETQLEMMTRLTRKIQNNLDDIIRTESYRLEDAEIVLVSYGISGRSSLAAVDEAREQGIQVGLLRLITVWPFPERQIQELAERVRGFVTVEINLGQVHLEVQRCAGGKVPAILVGHPGGSVIPPEQIVQTLKAAF, from the coding sequence ATGAAACCAGCAGTGCTTACCGGTGAACATTTCATGACTGGCGATGTGGCCTGCGCGGAGGGTGCTCTGGCCGCAGGGTGCCTTTTTTTCGGGGGGTATCCCATAACGCCTGCAACCGAGATCGCCGAACACATGGCCGCCCGACTTCCGGATGTGTGCGGTACCTTCGTTCAGATGGAAGATGAAATCGCGGCCATGGCCTCGATTCTGGGGGCTTCCTGCGCAGGGCTCAAGAGCATGACCGCCACTTCAGGCCCCGGGTTCAGCCTGATGATGGAAAACCTGGGTCTCGGCATCTGCACGGAAACGCCGTGCGTGGTTGTCAATGTGCAGCGGGCCGGGCCATCCACAGGGCTTCCCACGCTGGGCGCGCAGGGAGACATGATGCAGGCCAGGTGGGGCTCGCATGGCCATTATGAAATCATTGCCCTGGCGCCGGCCTCTCCCCAGGAGCTTTTTTATCTGACGATTACGGCTTTTAACCTGAGCGAAACCTACCGCACCCCGGTTCTGATCATGACCGATGAGGTCACCGGACACCTGAGCGAGCGGGTTGTCATTCCGGAGGCCAGGGCCATCAAGCTGCGGCAGCGGCCGCGCCCCAAGGGCAGAAAAGACCGGTTCAAGGCTTTTCAGCCGGGACCAAACGGCGTTGCGCCCATGGCGATTGCAGGCGAAGGGTACGGCATCCACGTGACCGGTTTGACCCATGACGAACGGGGTTATCCCGGCATGAATGCGGAAACGCAGCTTGAGATGATGACGCGCCTGACCCGGAAAATCCAAAACAATCTCGATGATATCATCCGGACGGAAAGCTACCGGCTGGAAGATGCCGAAATCGTGCTCGTCTCCTACGGCATTTCGGGCCGGAGCAGCCTGGCTGCGGTGGATGAGGCAAGGGAACAGGGCATTCAGGTGGGGCTGCTGCGGCTGATCACGGTCTGGCCATTTCCGGAGCGGCAGATTCAGGAGCTGGCGGAAAGGGTACGCGGTTTTGTGACGGTGGAGATCAATCTGGGTCAGGTGCATCTGGAAGTTCAACGATGCGCCGGCGGCAAGGTCCCTGCCATTCTGGTCGGGCATCCGGGCGGGTCGGTCATCCCGCCGGAGCAAATCGTCCAGACCCTTAAAGCGGCTTTTTAG
- a CDS encoding 4Fe-4S dicluster domain-containing protein — translation MKYWREPLDSKEVAVTRGIVVIIEERCKGCGYCIAYCPRGVLELSAGYNVKGYHPPVVKKPDDCVNCHYCETICPDFAIYSIEIPPESPTQAALSACAADS, via the coding sequence ATGAAATATTGGCGAGAGCCTCTGGATTCGAAGGAAGTTGCGGTTACCCGGGGAATCGTTGTCATCATCGAAGAAAGGTGCAAGGGCTGCGGTTATTGTATCGCCTACTGCCCCCGTGGTGTGCTGGAGTTGTCTGCCGGATACAACGTCAAGGGTTACCACCCGCCTGTGGTCAAAAAGCCGGACGATTGCGTGAACTGCCATTATTGCGAGACGATCTGCCCGGATTTTGCCATCTATTCCATTGAAATTCCGCCGGAATCACCGACCCAGGCCGCTCTTTCGGCCTGTGCGGCAGATTCCTGA
- a CDS encoding acetolactate synthase large subunit, which produces MGDFDYDYDNDNDSDNDNDNDNDNDNDNDNEYGYEYDNDYPQRCEERYFQEKTIGENRMDTGAYSLIETARNAGVEICFANPGTTEMPMVAALERVPGMRVVLGLFEGVCTGAADGWARMRGRPAATLLHLGPGFANGIANLHNARRARTPVINWIGDHATRHLAFDAPLTSDIAALTGTVGWTRTVRTAGEMAEASLAAVEAALGPPGRVASLIIPADCQWEPGPEPLIVTPSPRIREVPLPAIQEAAGLMRKGRGGILLGGNALSGRGLRAAERIRSATSCGVWIETFPSRQESGRHLPSFPALPYFPEPACQALSGLSSLVLAGAREPVAFFAYPDQPSRFAPAGATLCMLADPDEGMDAALALEALAEEMDAPQVVLPARAVPEFATSDRPLDPDTVCRAMAAFTPENAIVVNEAATTGLTWNAMHASSAAPHTSFFITGGAIGQGLPNALGAALACPERRVIAFQADGSGLYTVQALWSMAREGVDVTVVVCANRRYRILQVELARAGIQKPGPKALSLTDLTQPVIDWSALAKGFGLPACCVQTDRELADALVRSLADRGPSLIEAVLV; this is translated from the coding sequence TTGGGGGATTTCGATTACGATTACGACAACGACAACGATAGCGATAACGACAACGATAACGACAACGATAACGACAACGATAACGACAACGAATATGGATACGAATACGACAACGATTATCCCCAGCGTTGCGAGGAGAGGTATTTTCAAGAGAAAACGATAGGAGAAAACCGGATGGATACAGGGGCCTATAGCCTGATCGAAACCGCTCGAAATGCAGGCGTGGAAATATGCTTCGCAAACCCCGGCACCACCGAGATGCCGATGGTTGCGGCACTCGAGCGGGTACCGGGAATGCGTGTCGTTCTCGGGCTTTTTGAGGGTGTCTGCACAGGGGCCGCCGACGGCTGGGCGCGCATGCGGGGGCGGCCTGCCGCAACACTGCTTCACCTCGGACCGGGTTTTGCCAACGGCATCGCCAACCTGCACAACGCACGGCGTGCGCGCACACCCGTTATCAACTGGATCGGCGATCACGCTACCCGGCACTTGGCATTCGACGCGCCGCTGACGTCCGACATAGCGGCTCTCACCGGCACTGTGGGCTGGACCCGAACCGTCCGGACAGCAGGGGAGATGGCGGAGGCGAGTCTGGCCGCAGTCGAAGCGGCACTTGGCCCCCCGGGGCGTGTGGCATCGCTCATCATTCCAGCCGATTGTCAATGGGAGCCGGGGCCCGAACCGCTCATCGTAACCCCGTCACCCCGAATACGCGAAGTTCCGCTTCCGGCAATTCAGGAAGCGGCGGGTCTGATGCGAAAGGGACGGGGCGGCATCCTGCTGGGCGGCAACGCCCTGAGCGGCCGGGGCCTGCGCGCTGCAGAACGCATCAGGTCAGCCACATCCTGCGGCGTCTGGATCGAGACCTTTCCCTCCCGTCAGGAGTCCGGGCGACACCTGCCGAGCTTTCCGGCCCTCCCCTATTTTCCGGAGCCGGCCTGCCAGGCGCTTTCCGGCCTTTCCAGTCTGGTGCTGGCAGGCGCCCGGGAGCCCGTGGCTTTTTTTGCCTACCCGGATCAGCCTTCCCGGTTTGCACCCGCAGGCGCAACGCTGTGCATGCTGGCTGATCCGGACGAGGGCATGGACGCGGCGCTTGCCCTCGAAGCGCTTGCGGAGGAGATGGATGCCCCGCAGGTCGTCTTACCAGCCCGGGCTGTGCCGGAGTTTGCAACCAGCGACCGGCCGCTCGACCCGGACACCGTATGCCGCGCCATGGCAGCCTTTACGCCGGAAAATGCGATCGTGGTAAACGAAGCGGCAACGACGGGCTTGACCTGGAATGCGATGCATGCCTCCAGTGCCGCACCACACACGTCGTTTTTCATTACAGGAGGGGCGATTGGCCAGGGCCTTCCCAATGCGCTCGGCGCAGCACTGGCATGTCCGGAGCGGCGCGTCATCGCCTTTCAGGCGGACGGAAGCGGCCTCTATACGGTGCAGGCGCTGTGGTCCATGGCGCGGGAGGGCGTAGATGTGACGGTCGTGGTGTGCGCAAACCGCCGCTACCGCATCCTGCAGGTCGAGCTTGCACGCGCCGGCATTCAAAAGCCCGGACCGAAAGCGCTGTCCCTTACCGATCTCACACAACCGGTCATCGACTGGAGCGCGCTTGCAAAAGGGTTCGGCCTCCCTGCATGCTGTGTGCAAACCGACAGGGAACTTGCCGATGCACTGGTGCGATCGCTTGCCGACCGCGGTCCAAGCCTGATCGAAGCGGTCCTTGTCTGA
- a CDS encoding 2-oxoacid:ferredoxin oxidoreductase subunit beta, with product MENVKNRSDHPLNSILRTDRIPHIWCPGCGIGTAFSACMMAIQTSGIDLDKTVMVSGIGCSGRGAGYTRLDSYHTTHGRAIPFASGMKLANPELNVVVFSGDGDLFAIGGNHFIHAARRNMDITVVCVNNLIYGMTGGQAAATTPCQAKTTTTPRGNPDPPFSLPLLAFAAGASYVARWTILHTRDLTKSIEEALNRRGFSFIEVLAPCPTGYGRRNKQKPLDTLKIYQERTVIKNGAHPMDAVMEFGSSITLGKFIDEERPTFSENYDRTCRPQSA from the coding sequence ATGGAAAACGTGAAGAACCGTTCGGATCATCCACTGAACTCGATCCTGCGCACAGACCGCATTCCCCATATCTGGTGCCCGGGATGCGGGATCGGGACGGCATTTTCCGCGTGCATGATGGCCATTCAGACCAGCGGCATCGATCTGGACAAGACCGTGATGGTTTCCGGCATCGGATGTTCGGGCCGCGGGGCAGGGTACACCCGGCTCGACTCCTACCACACGACGCACGGCAGGGCCATTCCCTTTGCCTCCGGCATGAAGCTGGCCAATCCGGAACTGAATGTGGTGGTCTTCAGCGGAGACGGCGATCTGTTCGCCATCGGCGGGAACCACTTCATCCATGCCGCCCGGCGAAACATGGACATTACGGTGGTCTGCGTGAACAACCTGATCTACGGCATGACCGGCGGCCAGGCGGCGGCTACCACTCCCTGCCAGGCGAAAACCACCACAACCCCTCGTGGAAATCCGGATCCACCCTTCAGCCTTCCCCTGCTGGCCTTCGCGGCAGGCGCCAGCTATGTGGCCCGGTGGACCATTCTCCATACCCGGGACTTGACCAAATCCATTGAAGAAGCCCTGAACCGGCGAGGATTCTCCTTCATCGAGGTGCTGGCGCCCTGCCCGACCGGGTATGGACGAAGAAACAAGCAAAAACCGCTGGATACCTTGAAAATCTATCAGGAACGCACGGTCATCAAAAACGGCGCGCATCCCATGGATGCGGTGATGGAATTCGGTAGCAGCATCACGCTGGGGAAGTTCATCGATGAGGAGCGACCGACCTTTTCGGAGAATTACGACCGGACATGCAGGCCCCAATCCGCTTAG